The following are encoded in a window of Alphaproteobacteria bacterium genomic DNA:
- a CDS encoding DUF559 domain-containing protein — translation MEKRLTDRARALRREATPQERAIWNLLSRYRPKFTRQLSIPPYTADLACRRARLIVEIDGSQHVDSESDPVRTEFLERDGWTIIRFWNSEVDENADGVAETILLKAAECLGGTHSQPLPSREGRVRKPRLR, via the coding sequence ATCGAGAAGCGCCTCACGGATCGCGCCCGCGCATTGCGGCGGGAGGCGACGCCGCAGGAACGGGCGATCTGGAATCTTCTCTCGCGTTACCGGCCTAAGTTCACGCGGCAGCTTTCCATCCCGCCTTATACGGCTGATCTTGCGTGTCGGCGGGCGCGGCTGATCGTCGAGATCGATGGGAGCCAGCACGTCGATTCCGAGAGCGACCCGGTCCGCACGGAGTTTCTTGAGCGCGACGGCTGGACCATCATTCGCTTCTGGAACAGCGAAGTGGATGAGAATGCCGATGGGGTGGCGGAGACGATCTTGCTGAAGGCCGCCGAGTGCCTCGGCGGCACCCACTCCCAACCCCTCCCTTCCAGGGAGGGGAGAGTTAGGAAGCCCCGCCTGCGTTGA
- a CDS encoding formate/nitrite transporter family protein, with the protein MAGDPIELDEREEREVEERSPPEARIVHAAVARQGEDELDRPVGSLFWSGIAAGFAIMASLWAQAALHRQLPDAPWREAVAALGYVLGFMIVILGRMQLFTEHTMVAVLPLARAPNFANFRRVARLWAAVLAGNLIGAAAIAALAAFGHIQSEELLHAMVEVSAKLLEKSPGALLLQGIPAGFLIASIAWIRSAADDSGFWIVLALTYPIALCGFTHVIAGAAEAFLLLWTGAAGIGWVAGGFLVPAFIGNVIGGTGLFALLAHAQVKEEI; encoded by the coding sequence ATGGCCGGCGATCCCATCGAACTGGACGAGCGCGAAGAGCGGGAGGTGGAGGAGCGCAGCCCGCCCGAGGCCCGGATCGTCCACGCGGCGGTCGCTCGGCAGGGGGAGGACGAGCTCGACCGGCCGGTCGGCTCGCTCTTCTGGTCGGGAATCGCCGCCGGCTTCGCGATCATGGCGTCGCTCTGGGCGCAGGCGGCGCTTCATCGGCAGCTTCCGGACGCGCCGTGGCGCGAGGCGGTGGCGGCCCTCGGCTACGTGCTCGGCTTCATGATCGTCATCCTCGGCCGGATGCAATTGTTCACCGAGCATACGATGGTCGCCGTGCTGCCGCTGGCGCGGGCGCCGAATTTCGCCAATTTCCGGCGAGTCGCCCGGCTGTGGGCGGCGGTGCTCGCCGGAAACCTGATCGGCGCGGCGGCCATCGCCGCTCTGGCCGCCTTCGGCCACATCCAGAGCGAGGAATTGCTCCATGCGATGGTCGAGGTCTCGGCCAAGCTGCTCGAGAAGAGTCCCGGAGCGCTGCTGCTGCAGGGAATTCCGGCCGGCTTCCTGATTGCCTCGATCGCCTGGATCCGCTCCGCCGCCGACGATTCCGGCTTCTGGATCGTCCTGGCGCTCACCTATCCGATCGCATTGTGCGGCTTCACCCACGTCATCGCCGGCGCCGCCGAGGCCTTCCTGCTGCTGTGGACCGGGGCCGCGGGGATCGGCTGGGTCGCGGGCGGATTCCTGGTCCCCGCTTTCATCGGCAACGTCATCGGCGGCACCGGGCTGTTCGCACTGCTGGCGCACGCGCAGGTGAAGGAGGAAATCTAG
- a CDS encoding glutaminyl-peptide cyclotransferase — translation MIHALFALLLAFQPAAAPTIPAPATPTVYGYRVVATYPHDPQAFTQGLVYLGGIFYESTGLEGRSTIRRVRIADGHVLQSVPIPPGNFGEGIVDWGDQIVSITWQGGIGFRWDRRTLRQIGEWHYRGEGWGLTRNDADIIMSDGTADLRFLDPATLSERRRITVTVRGRPVTALNELEWVNGEIWANIWHTGYIARIDPATGNVTGIVDLRPLAAENAGDEDNVLNGIAYDPAGDRIFVTGKNWAHLYEIDLEPRPQSAVE, via the coding sequence ATGATTCACGCGCTCTTCGCCCTGCTCCTCGCGTTCCAGCCGGCGGCCGCCCCGACCATTCCGGCGCCGGCCACGCCGACCGTGTACGGCTACCGGGTCGTCGCGACCTATCCGCACGATCCGCAGGCCTTCACCCAGGGCCTCGTCTACTTGGGCGGCATATTCTACGAGAGCACCGGGCTGGAAGGCCGCTCGACGATCCGCCGAGTCCGCATCGCCGACGGACATGTGCTGCAATCGGTTCCGATCCCGCCGGGCAATTTCGGCGAGGGGATCGTCGACTGGGGCGACCAGATCGTCTCGATCACCTGGCAGGGCGGGATCGGCTTCCGCTGGGACCGGCGCACGCTGCGGCAGATCGGCGAATGGCACTATCGCGGCGAAGGCTGGGGCCTCACCCGCAACGACGCCGACATCATCATGAGCGACGGCACCGCGGACCTGCGCTTCCTCGATCCGGCGACGCTATCCGAACGCCGCCGAATCACCGTCACGGTCCGCGGCCGTCCGGTCACAGCGCTCAACGAGCTCGAATGGGTGAACGGCGAAATCTGGGCCAATATCTGGCACACCGGCTACATCGCCCGAATCGATCCGGCGACGGGCAACGTCACCGGAATCGTCGATCTGCGCCCGCTCGCCGCCGAGAATGCCGGCGACGAGGACAATGTCCTCAACGGCATCGCCTACGATCCGGCCGGTGACCGCATCTTCGTCACCGGCAAGAATTGGGCCCATCTCTACGAGATCGACCTCGAGCCGAGGCCGCAGAGCGCGGTCGAATGA
- the paaZ gene encoding phenylacetic acid degradation bifunctional protein PaaZ translates to MKTMKLLNYAADRWIAGDGSLAPVHSAVTGEVIAETGSGGIDFAAMLDHARKVGGPALRALTFHQRAWLLKDLANAIMARKEELYELSYATGATRTDGWIDIEGGAGTLFSFSSKGRRELPNGRVLIDGAMEPLSRGGSFVGQHVYTPLQGVAVHINAFNFPVWGMLEKLGPTLLAGVPAIVKPASSTGYLTEACVRIMIDSGILPKGALQLIMGSTGDLLDHLTLQDVVSFTGSAATAMKLQSHPVIARESVRFVAERDSLNASILGPDASPGTPEFDLFVKEVAREMTVKAGQKCTAIRRAMAPARHLDAVQEALSARLAKVKIGDPRDEATTMGALAGREQLLSVREAVAELARSARVVSGDPSRSPVAGNGAFIEPILLRSDDPWGSPAIHDVEPFGPVSTIMPYRDLDDAVALANRGMGSLALSLFTFDHKVAEEFVLGAGAYHGRMVILDRTSAKESTGHGSPLPVLVHGGPGRAGGGEEMGGVRGVKHYMQRTALQGGPDVLSAVIGQWLPGAEKVEGDVHPFRKRISELEIGYTLKTASRTVTLEDIEHFAAFTGDNFYAHMDEEAAKASPIFGGRVAHGYLILSFAAGLFVDPAPGPVLANTGLETLRFLTPLYPGDSMRVELIVKSTSIRDEEKGEVRWAVYVFNQKDEIVATYELMTMNLP, encoded by the coding sequence ATGAAGACCATGAAGCTCCTCAACTACGCCGCCGACCGCTGGATCGCCGGCGACGGCTCCCTCGCCCCCGTCCACAGCGCGGTGACCGGCGAGGTGATCGCCGAGACCGGCAGCGGCGGGATCGATTTCGCCGCGATGCTCGATCATGCCCGCAAGGTCGGCGGTCCGGCTCTGCGCGCCCTCACCTTCCACCAGCGCGCCTGGCTGCTGAAGGACCTCGCCAACGCGATCATGGCCCGCAAGGAGGAATTGTACGAGCTCAGCTACGCCACCGGCGCGACCCGGACCGACGGCTGGATCGACATCGAGGGCGGCGCGGGAACGCTCTTCTCCTTCTCCTCCAAGGGCCGGCGCGAGCTGCCCAACGGCCGGGTGCTGATCGACGGCGCGATGGAGCCCCTCTCGCGCGGCGGCAGCTTCGTCGGCCAGCACGTCTACACGCCGCTGCAGGGCGTCGCCGTCCACATCAACGCGTTCAACTTCCCGGTCTGGGGAATGCTCGAGAAGCTCGGCCCCACCTTGCTCGCGGGCGTCCCCGCGATCGTCAAGCCCGCCTCCTCCACCGGCTACCTCACCGAAGCCTGCGTCCGGATCATGATCGACTCCGGCATCCTCCCCAAGGGGGCGCTGCAGCTGATCATGGGCTCCACCGGCGACCTGCTCGACCACCTGACGCTGCAGGACGTGGTCAGCTTCACCGGCTCGGCGGCGACGGCGATGAAGCTCCAGTCGCACCCGGTGATCGCCCGCGAGAGCGTCCGCTTCGTCGCCGAGCGCGACTCGTTGAACGCCTCGATTCTCGGCCCCGACGCTTCGCCCGGCACCCCGGAATTCGACCTGTTCGTCAAGGAGGTCGCGCGCGAGATGACGGTCAAGGCAGGCCAGAAATGCACCGCCATCCGCCGCGCCATGGCGCCCGCGCGGCATCTCGACGCCGTCCAGGAAGCGCTCTCCGCCCGCCTCGCCAAGGTGAAGATCGGCGACCCGCGCGACGAGGCGACGACGATGGGCGCCCTCGCCGGCCGCGAGCAATTGCTCTCCGTCCGCGAGGCGGTCGCCGAGCTGGCCAGGTCGGCCCGGGTGGTCTCGGGCGATCCCTCGCGCTCCCCCGTCGCCGGCAACGGCGCCTTCATCGAGCCGATCCTGCTGCGCTCCGACGATCCCTGGGGCAGCCCCGCGATCCACGACGTCGAGCCGTTCGGCCCGGTCTCGACGATCATGCCCTATCGCGACCTCGACGACGCCGTCGCGCTCGCCAATCGCGGCATGGGCAGCCTCGCGCTCTCCTTGTTCACCTTCGACCACAAGGTGGCCGAAGAATTCGTCCTCGGCGCCGGCGCCTATCACGGCCGGATGGTGATCCTCGACCGCACCAGCGCGAAGGAATCGACAGGCCACGGCTCCCCTCTCCCCGTCCTCGTCCACGGCGGCCCCGGCCGCGCCGGGGGCGGCGAGGAGATGGGCGGCGTTCGCGGCGTGAAGCACTACATGCAGCGCACCGCGCTCCAGGGTGGGCCGGACGTGCTGTCGGCGGTAATCGGCCAATGGCTCCCCGGCGCGGAGAAAGTGGAAGGCGACGTCCACCCTTTTCGCAAGCGCATCTCCGAGCTCGAAATCGGCTACACGCTGAAGACCGCGAGCCGCACCGTCACGCTCGAGGATATCGAGCATTTCGCCGCCTTCACCGGAGACAATTTCTACGCCCACATGGACGAGGAAGCGGCGAAAGCCTCGCCGATCTTCGGCGGCAGGGTCGCCCACGGCTATCTCATCCTCTCCTTCGCCGCGGGCCTGTTCGTCGATCCCGCCCCCGGCCCGGTCCTCGCCAATACCGGCCTCGAAACCCTGCGCTTCCTCACCCCGCTTTATCCCGGCGATTCCATGCGCGTGGAGCTCATTGTTAAGTCCACGTCCATCCGCGACGAGGAAAAGGGCGAGGTGCGCTGGGCGGTCTACGTGTTCAACCAGAAGGACGAGATTGTGGCGACCTACGAGCTGATGACGATGAACCTGCCATGA
- a CDS encoding serine protease, whose product MACRRRPVGPRIEPSRDRPSRHGGEDRIGAEDQDRPQPGRAALDRRHRPQGGIGEGQPGRLRAAKAPSLSLNAISRSALEAKIMSVTVRFVPKSRDRSTPLGLLAALSPESAALIVKPTRPNMIEAQSRLASGGVQTIPSELNRFSAELTPEDFMQLFASPVADSVASMVEASVGEPEPLMVKRGSALPVPPALADVIDFAYVPQEIEYHATLAIPPLVPIYHLRVGDVALALNAPRCHAQGWTGQGVKVAMTDTGFWPHPYFVRNGFNLMPTQSAGSGPADVDTSGHGTGESANIFAMAPRCTVFGVKHGNSAAGSLEAAIALKPQIITNSWGWSIDKQSRDAFKAAPYDIAYAEMVDLESVIGQAVDAGICVIFSAGNGHFSFPGALPKVISAGGVTVNEDGSLEASSYASSFASKLYPGRAAPDICGIVGRSMTAPMAGHIMLPVPPTSELDGENFGAAPKGAGWGVFSGTSAAAPQVAGLVALMKQIKPGLAPDQIRSVLTATATDIVKGTTAHNKKAKAGPDLATGAGLVDAMKACGYI is encoded by the coding sequence ATGGCTTGCCGGCGCCGGCCTGTCGGTCCTCGGATCGAGCCATCGCGGGATCGACCTTCGCGGCACGGTGGCGAAGATCGAATCGGCGCTGAAGACCAAGATCGACCTCAGCCAGGGCGCGCTGCCCTCGATCGGCGACATCGGCCGCAAGGTGGGATCGGCGAAGGGCAGCCCGGTCGCCTACGTGCCGCAAAAGCCCCATCACTTTCCCTGAACGCAATTTCGCGGAGCGCATTGGAGGCAAAAATCATGTCGGTCACCGTCAGGTTCGTCCCGAAGAGCCGCGATCGCAGCACGCCCTTGGGGCTGCTGGCCGCTCTTTCCCCGGAATCGGCGGCGCTGATCGTCAAGCCGACCAGGCCGAACATGATCGAGGCGCAAAGCCGGCTGGCGAGCGGCGGGGTCCAGACCATTCCATCCGAGCTCAACCGCTTTTCGGCCGAGCTCACGCCCGAGGATTTCATGCAGCTGTTCGCGTCGCCCGTGGCGGATTCGGTCGCCTCGATGGTCGAGGCGAGCGTCGGGGAGCCGGAGCCGCTGATGGTCAAGCGCGGCTCCGCGCTGCCGGTGCCGCCGGCGCTCGCCGACGTGATCGACTTCGCCTACGTGCCGCAGGAGATCGAATATCACGCGACGCTGGCGATCCCGCCGCTCGTCCCGATCTATCACCTGCGCGTCGGCGACGTGGCGCTGGCGCTCAACGCGCCGCGCTGCCACGCCCAGGGGTGGACCGGCCAGGGCGTCAAGGTGGCGATGACCGACACCGGATTCTGGCCGCATCCCTATTTCGTCCGCAACGGCTTCAACCTGATGCCGACCCAATCGGCCGGATCGGGGCCCGCCGATGTCGATACCAGCGGCCACGGCACCGGCGAATCGGCGAACATCTTCGCGATGGCGCCGCGCTGCACGGTGTTCGGCGTAAAGCACGGCAACAGCGCGGCCGGCTCGCTCGAGGCGGCGATCGCGCTCAAGCCGCAGATCATCACCAATTCCTGGGGCTGGAGCATCGACAAGCAGAGCCGCGACGCGTTCAAGGCGGCGCCCTACGACATCGCCTATGCCGAGATGGTCGATCTGGAAAGCGTGATCGGCCAGGCGGTCGATGCCGGCATCTGCGTGATCTTTTCCGCCGGCAACGGCCATTTCTCCTTCCCCGGGGCGCTCCCCAAGGTGATCTCGGCCGGCGGCGTGACGGTCAACGAGGACGGCAGCCTGGAAGCCTCGAGCTATGCCAGCAGCTTCGCCAGCAAGCTTTATCCGGGCCGGGCGGCGCCGGACATTTGCGGCATCGTCGGGCGCTCGATGACGGCGCCGATGGCGGGGCACATCATGCTTCCCGTGCCCCCGACCAGCGAACTCGACGGCGAGAATTTCGGCGCCGCGCCCAAGGGCGCCGGATGGGGCGTCTTTTCCGGCACCTCGGCGGCGGCGCCCCAGGTGGCCGGGCTGGTCGCCTTGATGAAGCAGATCAAGCCGGGGCTGGCGCCCGATCAGATCCGATCGGTGCTGACCGCGACCGCCACCGACATCGTCAAGGGCACGACCGCGCACAACAAGAAGGCCAAGGCGGGCCCCGATCTCGCCACCGGCGCCGGGCTGGTCGACGCGATGAAGGCGTGCGGGTACATCTGA
- the hemA gene encoding 5-aminolevulinate synthase produces the protein MDYQRIFAEAIERLHAEGRYRVFIDILRNKGSFPNARCFAGHNGPKPITVWCSNDYLAMGQHADVIAAMEEALHDVGAGSGGTRNISGNSHYHIELEAELADLHGKEAALLFTSGYISNEATLATIGKLLPGCIVFSDALNHASMIAGIRNSGCEKQVFRHNDLAHLEELLAAAPADAPKLIAFESVYSMDGDVAPIAEICDLADKYEALTYLDEVHAVGMYGARGGGISEREGLAHRLTIIEGTLGKAFGVMGGYIAADRNIVDVVRSYAPGFIFTTSLSPVLVAGALASVRHLKASSAEREAQQARAARLKDVFAAARLPVMPSVTHIVPLLVGDPVKTKKISDILLAEYGIYVQPINYPTVPRGTERLRFTPGPAHSEQMMLDLARALVEIWDRLEMRWAA, from the coding sequence TTGGACTATCAGCGTATCTTCGCGGAGGCGATCGAGCGGCTTCACGCCGAGGGCCGCTACCGCGTGTTCATCGACATCCTGCGCAACAAGGGCTCCTTCCCCAACGCCCGCTGCTTCGCCGGCCATAACGGGCCGAAGCCGATCACCGTGTGGTGCTCGAACGACTATCTCGCCATGGGCCAGCACGCCGACGTGATCGCGGCGATGGAGGAAGCGCTTCACGACGTCGGCGCGGGCTCGGGCGGCACGCGCAACATCTCCGGCAACAGCCATTATCATATCGAGCTCGAGGCCGAGCTCGCCGACCTCCACGGCAAGGAAGCCGCGCTTCTCTTCACCTCGGGCTACATCTCGAACGAGGCGACCCTGGCGACGATCGGCAAGCTGCTGCCGGGCTGCATCGTCTTTTCCGACGCCCTCAACCACGCCTCGATGATCGCCGGAATCCGCAATTCGGGCTGCGAGAAGCAGGTCTTCCGCCATAACGACCTCGCCCATCTCGAGGAGCTGCTCGCCGCCGCGCCCGCCGACGCGCCCAAGCTGATCGCGTTCGAGAGCGTCTATTCGATGGACGGCGACGTGGCGCCGATCGCCGAGATCTGCGACCTCGCCGACAAATACGAGGCGCTGACCTATCTCGACGAGGTCCATGCGGTCGGCATGTACGGCGCGCGGGGCGGCGGCATTTCCGAGCGCGAGGGCCTCGCCCACCGCCTGACGATCATCGAAGGAACGCTCGGCAAGGCGTTCGGCGTGATGGGCGGCTATATCGCGGCCGACCGCAACATCGTCGACGTCGTGCGCAGCTACGCGCCCGGCTTCATCTTCACCACCTCGCTCTCCCCGGTGCTCGTCGCCGGCGCGCTGGCGAGCGTCCGCCACCTCAAGGCGTCGAGCGCCGAGCGCGAGGCGCAGCAGGCGCGCGCCGCGCGGCTCAAGGACGTCTTCGCCGCGGCCCGCCTTCCGGTCATGCCCTCGGTGACGCACATCGTGCCGCTGCTGGTCGGCGATCCGGTCAAGACCAAGAAGATCAGCGACATCCTGCTCGCCGAATACGGCATCTACGTTCAGCCGATAAACTATCCCACGGTTCCGCGCGGGACGGAGCGGCTGCGCTTCACCCCCGGCCCCGCCCATAGCGAACAGATGATGCTCGACCTCGCCCGGGCCCTCGTCGAAATCTGGGACCGGCTGGAGATGCGCTGGGCCGCCTGA
- a CDS encoding glutamate racemase, which translates to MAGPLLIFDSGVGGLSVLAEIRKALPSAPIVYAADSAGFPYGTKSPTQIAERLPGLLGRLAEHYDPALIVIACNTASTIALEAVRAALDLPVVGTVPAIKPAAALSKTRAIGVLGTEATIVQPYVDRLAAEFAADCAVVRHGSAELVELAEAKLRGEAGDPSAYARILGGLLSLPGGDRIDTVVLACTHFPLVREELLAAAPRPIAFVDGNRGIARRARWLARDFACDGLPAGDVAVFTGPGGEVYRRGLAGYGLARIERL; encoded by the coding sequence ATGGCCGGCCCCTTGCTCATTTTCGATTCAGGGGTCGGCGGGCTTTCCGTGCTTGCCGAGATCCGCAAGGCGCTCCCTTCGGCGCCGATCGTCTACGCAGCCGACAGCGCCGGCTTTCCCTACGGCACCAAGAGCCCGACACAGATCGCCGAGCGCCTGCCCGGATTGCTCGGCCGCCTCGCCGAACACTACGATCCGGCTTTGATCGTCATCGCCTGCAACACCGCCTCGACCATCGCGCTCGAAGCGGTTCGCGCGGCGCTCGACCTTCCGGTGGTCGGAACGGTGCCGGCGATCAAGCCGGCCGCCGCGCTGTCGAAGACCCGGGCGATCGGCGTGCTCGGCACCGAGGCGACGATCGTCCAGCCTTATGTCGACCGGCTGGCGGCCGAGTTCGCCGCCGACTGCGCGGTCGTCCGCCACGGATCGGCCGAGCTGGTCGAGCTGGCCGAAGCGAAGCTTCGCGGCGAAGCCGGCGATCCCTCCGCTTACGCCCGGATCCTGGGCGGCCTGCTCTCGCTGCCGGGCGGGGACAGGATCGACACGGTGGTCCTCGCCTGCACCCATTTTCCGCTCGTCCGCGAGGAGCTCCTCGCCGCCGCGCCGCGCCCGATCGCCTTCGTCGACGGCAATCGGGGAATCGCCCGCCGCGCCCGGTGGCTGGCGCGCGATTTCGCCTGCGACGGCCTTCCGGCGGGGGACGTAGCCGTGTTCACCGGCCCGGGCGGAGAGGTCTATCGCCGCGGCCTCGCCGGCTACGGGCTTGCCCGAATCGAACGGCTCTGA
- the plsY gene encoding glycerol-3-phosphate 1-O-acyltransferase PlsY, with protein MFVTAEIYVPPLLCLALGYALGSVPFGLLLTRAAGLGDVRAIGSGNIGATNVLRTGRKGLAAATLLLDAAKGAAAVLAAAWLWPDQPQFPAIAAIGAFLGHLYPVWLRFLGGKGVATLMGIVAALHWPCGVVVALVWLAAFALARYSSLAGMAAAIAAPVSAVATGRFDLALTFLGFAALILWKHRANIARLAAGTEPRVGARADA; from the coding sequence ATGTTCGTGACCGCCGAAATCTACGTGCCGCCTTTGCTTTGCCTGGCTCTCGGCTACGCGCTCGGATCGGTCCCGTTCGGCCTGCTGCTGACTCGCGCCGCCGGCCTCGGCGACGTGCGCGCGATCGGCTCCGGCAATATCGGCGCGACCAACGTGCTTCGCACCGGCCGCAAGGGCCTCGCCGCGGCGACCCTGCTGCTCGACGCGGCCAAGGGAGCGGCGGCGGTGCTGGCCGCCGCCTGGCTGTGGCCCGATCAGCCGCAATTCCCCGCCATCGCGGCGATCGGCGCCTTCCTCGGGCACCTCTACCCCGTCTGGCTGCGCTTCCTGGGCGGCAAGGGCGTGGCGACGCTGATGGGGATCGTCGCCGCTTTGCACTGGCCGTGCGGCGTGGTCGTCGCCCTGGTCTGGCTCGCCGCCTTCGCGCTCGCCCGCTATTCGTCGCTCGCCGGCATGGCCGCGGCGATCGCGGCGCCGGTCTCGGCGGTGGCGACGGGCCGGTTCGACCTTGCCTTGACCTTCCTCGGCTTCGCCGCGCTGATCCTGTGGAAGCACCGCGCGAACATCGCGCGCCTCGCCGCGGGCACCGAGCCGCGGGTCGGCGCCAGGGCCGACGCCTGA
- the dprA gene encoding DNA-protecting protein DprA, with translation MGAPADQVARLRLIRSENIGPVTYFQLLARFGSAQSAIDAIPDLAARGGGRAPRLAARAEIEREMERVERLGARYLFLGQGGYPALLAELETAPPALVAKGDTALLDRMAIAVVGARNASAAACRFARQLAFDLGAAGAVIVSGLARGIDSAAHDGALDSGTVAVIAGGIDVVYPPENAARQEAIAERGLLLAEQPPGTEPRARHFPYRNRIIAGLAHGTVVVEAAPKSGSLITARLAAEAGREVMAVPGSPLDPRAQGCNQLIREGATLVQNAADVLEAVNPMSVRPLRQPDRDFAAAGPGPDADQTARRAVSGLLGPTPVLIDELVRQSALPPATVQTVLLELELAGRLERHAGGRVSLA, from the coding sequence ATGGGAGCGCCGGCCGACCAGGTCGCGCGGCTGCGCCTGATTCGCTCCGAGAATATCGGCCCCGTCACCTATTTCCAGCTGCTCGCGCGGTTCGGCTCGGCGCAGTCGGCGATCGACGCGATCCCCGATCTCGCCGCGCGCGGCGGCGGGCGCGCGCCGAGGCTCGCCGCCAGAGCGGAGATCGAGCGCGAGATGGAGCGGGTGGAGCGGCTGGGCGCGCGCTACCTTTTCCTCGGCCAAGGCGGTTATCCGGCCTTGCTCGCCGAGCTGGAGACGGCGCCCCCCGCCCTCGTCGCCAAGGGGGACACGGCGCTGCTCGACAGGATGGCCATCGCCGTGGTCGGCGCGCGCAACGCCTCGGCGGCCGCGTGCCGCTTCGCCCGCCAGCTCGCTTTCGATCTCGGCGCCGCCGGCGCGGTAATCGTCTCGGGGCTGGCGCGCGGGATCGATTCGGCGGCGCACGACGGCGCGCTCGACAGCGGCACCGTCGCGGTCATCGCCGGCGGAATCGACGTCGTCTATCCGCCCGAAAACGCGGCGCGCCAGGAAGCCATCGCCGAGCGCGGCCTTCTCCTCGCCGAGCAGCCGCCCGGCACCGAGCCGCGCGCCCGCCATTTCCCCTACCGCAACCGGATCATCGCCGGGCTTGCGCACGGAACGGTGGTGGTCGAGGCCGCGCCCAAGTCAGGCTCGCTGATCACCGCCCGGCTCGCCGCGGAGGCGGGGCGCGAGGTGATGGCCGTGCCCGGCTCGCCGCTCGATCCCCGGGCGCAGGGCTGCAACCAGCTGATCCGCGAAGGCGCGACCCTGGTTCAGAACGCCGCGGATGTGCTCGAGGCGGTCAATCCGATGAGTGTCCGGCCGCTGCGCCAGCCCGATCGCGATTTTGCCGCCGCGGGTCCCGGTCCCGACGCCGACCAGACCGCGCGCCGCGCCGTCTCCGGCCTGCTGGGACCGACCCCGGTCCTCATCGACGAACTGGTCCGCCAGTCGGCGCTTCCGCCCGCGACGGTCCAGACCGTTCTGCTCGAGCTCGAGCTGGCGGGCCGGCTGGAGCGCCACGCCGGAGGCCGTGTGAGCCTCGCCTGA